A region from the Cannabis sativa cultivar Pink pepper isolate KNU-18-1 chromosome 9, ASM2916894v1, whole genome shotgun sequence genome encodes:
- the LOC115723122 gene encoding cytosolic sulfotransferase 5: protein MASQHFSCGQNVDDNDENNNHDDRGGSILEIVISDLPKSNGWRKDGLILYQNCWFPFHVLPNVLAFQKNFIPKDDDIIMTSFPKSGTTWLKSLLFSILNRRNYNNNNPLLTTVPHHLVSFFEFQIYANYPHNLHNFTTMPSPRLVSTHIPYASLPDSILKVSKSRIIYISRNPLDVIVSLWYYASGHPDRLSDEWTIEYFVDKFCKGETEFGSYWDHVLGFWKASLDRPEKVLFLKYEDLKEKSVCQLKRVAEFIGLPFSQEEESEGVVEQIMDMCSLNKLKNLDVNKHGEFKPKLHNKLFFRKGQIGDWINHLTPSMAERVNQIVAEKLSDSGLSFRMS, encoded by the coding sequence ATGGCATCACAACATTTTTCTTGTGGCCAAAATGTCGATGATAATGATGAGAACAACAACCACGATGACAGAGGTGGATCAATACTAGAAATAGTTATTTCCGATCTGCCTAAATCGAATGGTTGGAGAAAAGATGGTTTAATTTTATACCAAAATTGTTGGTTCCCATTCCATGTCCTTCCCAATGTTCTTGCCTTCCAAAAAAATTTTATACCCAAAGACGACGATATAATTATGACTTCTTTTCCTAAATCAGGCACCACTTGGCTTAAATCCCTCCTGTTTTCCATTCTCAACCGCCGAAACTATAACAACAATAATCCGCTACTCACCACTGTCCCTCACCACCTCGTGTCCTTTTTCGAGTTCCAAATTTATGCCAATTATCCCCACAATCTCCACAACTTCACTACTATGCCAAGTCCTCGTTTGGTGTCCACACACATTCCTTACGCATCTCTTCCCGATTCGATTTTGAAAGTTTCTAAGTCTCGAATTATTTACATCAGTCGAAACCCTCTTGATGTAATCGTGTCTTTATGGTATTATGCAAGTGGTCATCCGGACCGTCTCTCGGACGAGTGGACTATTGAATATTTTGTGGACAAGTTTTGTAAGGGAGAGACTGAATTCGGGAGTTATTGGGACCATGTTTTAGGGTTTTGGAAAGCAAGCTTGGACAGACCTGAGAAAGTGTTGTTTTTAAAATACGAAGACTTAAAAGAGAAGAGTGTTTGTCAACTTAAAAGGGTTGCGGAGTTCATAGGTCTTCCTTTTTCCCAAGAGGAAGAGAGTGAGGGAGTTGTTGAGCAAATAATGGATATGTGTAGCTTAAACAAATTGAAGAATTTGGATGTGAATAAACACGGTGAATTTAAGCCTAAGTTGCACAATAAACTTTTCTTTAGAAAAGGTCAAATTGGTGATTGGATTAATCATCTTACTCCATCTATGGCAGAGCGTGTGAATCAAATAGTTGCAGAAAAATTGAGTGATTCTGGCCTATCATTCAGAATGTCTTAG
- the LOC115724048 gene encoding uncharacterized mitochondrial protein AtMg00310-like, producing the protein MPISECHERYLGLPAFSERDKKEMFSDIKERIWQKLHAWNEKLFSVGGKEVLLKAVVQSIPTYAMSYFRLPTTFCNQLESMMANFWWGSNKDGSKIHWRSWKLLCKSKFERGHGFPLHFNQALLAKQAWRIFEMPDSLLSRLLKHRYFSNNTFLEARLGHSPSLTWQGIHWGRELLVEGLRFKIGNMDSKCWLVWINGFPVTLISNQ; encoded by the coding sequence ATGCCAATTAGCGAATGTCATGAACGTTATCTTGGACTCCCTGCATTTTCAGAGCGGGATAAAAAAGAAATGTTTAGTGATATCAAGGAGCGTATTTGGCAAAAATTACATGCGTGGAATGAAAAACTGTTCTCAGTTGGTGGTAAGGAGGTGCTTCTGAAAGCTGTCGTCCAGTCCATCCCAACTTATGCAATGAGTTATTTTCGTTTACCAACAACTTTTTGTAATCAATTGGAATCAATGATGGCAAATTTCTGGTGGGGTTCAAACAAAGATGGTTCTAAGATTCATTGGAGAAGTTGGAAATTGCTTTGTAAGTCGAAATTTGAAAGAGGGCATGGGTTTCCGTTACACTTTAATCAAGCTCTCCTTGCAAAACAAGCTTGGAGAATTTTTGAAATGCCAGATTCTCTTCTCAGCCGACTACTAAAGCATAGATATTTCTCCAACAACACCTTCTTGGAGGCACGTCTTGGACACTCTCCTTCACTTACTTGGCAGGGCATTCATTGGGGACGTGAACTTTTAGTTGAGGGCCTACGTTTTAAGATTGGAAATATGGATTCAAAGTGCTGGCTGGTGTGGATAAATGGATTCCCAGTCACTTTAATTTCAAACCAGTAA